Proteins from one Streptomyces sp. NBC_00289 genomic window:
- a CDS encoding dioxygenase: MSAAIQERMPALYLSHGAPPLADDPVWPGQLATWSKDLPRPKAILMVSAHWEEAPLALGATTTVPLVYDFWGFPEHYYQVQYTAPGAPELAESVRKLLRAPGMPVQDIPDRGLDHGAYVPLVEMFPAADIPVLQISMPTLDPVKLMEIGRTLAPLRDEGVLIVGSGFFTHNLAALRHTGGGVPTWSSEFDDWGHRALETRDWDALLDFLHKAPAGRYAHPRTEHFAPLFVTMGAAEAGGELDAQKSVIDGFWMGMAKRSVQFG, encoded by the coding sequence ATGTCCGCCGCCATCCAGGAGCGCATGCCCGCCCTCTATCTCAGCCACGGCGCGCCGCCCCTGGCGGACGACCCCGTGTGGCCCGGCCAGCTCGCCACCTGGTCCAAGGACCTGCCCCGCCCCAAGGCGATCCTCATGGTCTCCGCCCACTGGGAGGAGGCCCCGCTCGCCCTCGGCGCCACCACGACCGTCCCTCTCGTGTACGACTTCTGGGGATTCCCCGAGCACTACTACCAGGTCCAGTACACGGCCCCGGGTGCCCCCGAACTCGCCGAGTCCGTACGCAAGCTGCTGCGCGCCCCGGGCATGCCGGTGCAGGACATCCCGGACCGCGGCCTCGACCACGGCGCCTACGTCCCGCTCGTCGAGATGTTCCCCGCGGCCGACATCCCGGTCCTGCAGATCTCCATGCCGACCCTCGACCCGGTGAAGCTCATGGAGATCGGCCGCACCCTGGCGCCCCTGCGCGACGAGGGCGTACTGATCGTCGGCTCCGGCTTCTTCACCCACAACCTGGCCGCGCTGCGGCACACGGGCGGGGGAGTGCCGACCTGGTCCTCGGAGTTCGACGACTGGGGCCACCGCGCCCTGGAGACCCGTGACTGGGACGCCCTGCTCGACTTCCTCCACAAGGCCCCGGCCGGCCGGTACGCCCACCCGCGCACGGAGCACTTCGCCCCGCTGTTCGTGACCATGGGCGCGGCGGAGGCCGGCGGCGAGCTGGACGCGCAGAAGTCCGTGATCGACGGGTTCTGGATGGGGATGGCCAAGCGGTCGGTGCAGTTCGGCTGA
- a CDS encoding N-acetyltransferase family protein, producing MSSARTEVQVRPGVEADLDALTDIYNHYVRETAVTFDTAAFSPEERRPWLLSHPVDGPYPLMVATMTAPGEISQEILGYATSSPYRAKPAYGTSVETTVYVAPHAGRRGIGTLLYKALFAALADEDLHRAYAGIAQPNEASVRLHERFGFRHVGTYAEVGRKFGRYWDVAWYEKEL from the coding sequence ATGTCGTCGGCACGTACAGAGGTCCAGGTCAGGCCGGGAGTCGAGGCCGACCTCGACGCTCTCACCGACATCTACAACCACTACGTACGTGAGACGGCCGTCACCTTCGACACCGCCGCATTCTCCCCGGAGGAGCGCCGCCCCTGGCTGCTCTCCCACCCTGTAGACGGGCCGTACCCGCTGATGGTTGCCACGATGACGGCCCCGGGGGAGATCTCACAGGAGATTCTCGGATACGCCACATCCAGTCCCTACCGCGCGAAGCCGGCGTACGGGACCTCGGTGGAGACCACGGTCTACGTCGCTCCGCACGCGGGCCGCCGCGGCATCGGCACGCTGCTCTACAAGGCCCTCTTCGCGGCGCTCGCCGACGAGGACCTGCACCGCGCCTACGCCGGCATCGCCCAGCCGAACGAAGCGTCCGTGCGACTGCACGAACGCTTCGGCTTCCGGCACGTCGGCACGTACGCGGAGGTGGGCCGCAAGTTCGGCCGCTACTGGGACGTGGCCTGGTACGAGAAGGAACTCTGA
- a CDS encoding RNA polymerase sigma factor RpoD/SigA, with amino-acid sequence MATRAVARRQSATGETNDAPRSVRAHGGEIADRDLVGMYLDEIARTPLLDAAKEVELSQIIEAGVFARQVLDGFEESKADATREELEALVAESERAKDVFIRSNLRLVVAVARRYPRSGLPLLDLVQEGNAGLVRAVEKFDYRKGFKFSTYATWWIRQAITRSIADQSRTIRLPVHLVEELGRIRRVQREFNRENGRDPEPAEIAAELGSTPARVTDVLDWARDPVSLNMAVDDDGDTQFGDLLEDTSAVSPEQSVLTLLRSEELDDLIGRLDQRTASIIKMRYGIDDGRERTLTEVGKEHGLTRERIRQIEKHALLELKKLARSTGFDAAA; translated from the coding sequence ATGGCAACCCGTGCCGTCGCCCGTCGACAGTCCGCCACCGGCGAGACCAACGACGCGCCACGCAGTGTTCGCGCCCATGGCGGCGAGATCGCCGACCGCGACCTGGTCGGCATGTACCTCGACGAGATCGCGCGTACACCGCTGCTCGACGCCGCCAAGGAAGTCGAGCTGTCACAGATCATCGAGGCGGGTGTGTTCGCGCGGCAGGTCCTCGACGGGTTCGAGGAGTCGAAGGCGGACGCCACCCGCGAGGAGCTGGAGGCACTGGTCGCCGAGAGCGAGCGGGCCAAGGACGTCTTCATCCGTTCCAACCTCCGACTGGTCGTGGCCGTGGCCCGCCGCTACCCCCGTAGCGGCCTGCCCCTGCTCGACCTGGTCCAGGAGGGCAACGCCGGTCTGGTGCGCGCGGTCGAGAAGTTCGACTACCGCAAGGGCTTCAAGTTCTCGACGTACGCCACCTGGTGGATCCGCCAGGCCATCACGCGGTCGATCGCCGACCAGTCGCGCACCATCCGCCTGCCCGTCCACCTGGTGGAGGAGCTGGGCCGGATCCGGCGCGTGCAGCGCGAGTTCAACCGTGAGAACGGCCGGGACCCGGAGCCCGCGGAGATCGCCGCCGAGCTCGGCTCGACGCCGGCCCGTGTGACGGACGTCCTGGACTGGGCCCGCGACCCGGTATCGCTGAACATGGCGGTCGACGACGACGGGGACACCCAGTTCGGCGACCTCCTCGAGGACACGTCGGCGGTCTCGCCGGAGCAGTCGGTACTCACCCTGCTGCGCAGCGAGGAACTGGACGACCTCATCGGCCGCCTCGACCAGCGCACGGCCTCGATCATCAAGATGCGCTACGGCATCGACGACGGCCGGGAGCGCACGCTGACCGAGGTGGGCAAGGAGCACGGCCTGACGCGCGAGCGCATCCGTCAGATCGAGAAGCACGCCCTGCTGGAGCTGAAGAAGCTGGCGCGCTCCACCGGGTTCGACGCGGCGGCGTGA
- a CDS encoding TetR/AcrR family transcriptional regulator: MRLPTSASPTPPATAATSLTERRKAATRMEIARAAAGLFVKHGLRATRAEDIAQAAGIAPRTFYRYFATKEEAVAPLYAAGAQRWAEAVREAPADLSLAQALEHGVRHTLTPGVGVSASSWEWVRTLIRLAEASPALRKVWAEVCHTSERTLAEVLRERVTRPGHDDNVAERENRVGAGAGAGAVPGSETGSGTGAGSGSETGSGTGAGSGSGSVSEPPVVPHAGLRFAAAAASAVVRTAVEGWAAGDAAAGGPEGPAAVALRNLAALRDFPWETVVDRRET, from the coding sequence GTGCGTCTCCCCACCTCTGCCTCCCCGACCCCACCTGCCACCGCGGCCACCTCGCTCACGGAACGCCGTAAAGCCGCGACCAGGATGGAGATCGCCCGCGCGGCGGCCGGTCTCTTCGTCAAGCACGGTCTGCGTGCCACCCGCGCCGAGGACATCGCCCAGGCGGCGGGCATCGCCCCGCGCACCTTCTACCGCTACTTCGCCACAAAGGAGGAGGCGGTCGCCCCGCTCTACGCGGCAGGCGCGCAGCGCTGGGCGGAGGCGGTGCGCGAGGCACCCGCCGACCTGTCCCTGGCGCAGGCCCTGGAACACGGCGTACGGCACACGCTGACGCCCGGTGTCGGCGTCTCGGCGAGCTCCTGGGAATGGGTCCGCACCCTGATCCGCCTCGCGGAGGCGAGCCCCGCCCTGCGCAAGGTGTGGGCGGAGGTCTGCCACACCTCGGAACGGACCCTGGCGGAGGTACTGCGGGAACGGGTGACGCGGCCGGGCCACGACGACAACGTTGCCGAGCGGGAGAACCGGGTGGGGGCAGGAGCGGGGGCAGGAGCCGTTCCCGGTTCCGAGACCGGCTCAGGCACCGGGGCTGGTTCCGGTTCCGAGACCGGCTCCGGCACCGGGGCTGGTTCCGGCTCGGGTTCCGTGAGTGAGCCGCCCGTTGTCCCGCACGCGGGGCTGCGCTTCGCCGCTGCCGCCGCGAGTGCCGTCGTACGCACGGCTGTCGAGGGCTGGGCGGCCGGGGACGCGGCCGCCGGCGGGCCGGAGGGGCCGGCCGCGGTGGCGCTGCGGAACCTGGCGGCGCTGCGGGACTTCCCCTGGGAGACGGTGGTGGACCGGCGCGAGACGTGA
- a CDS encoding helix-turn-helix transcriptional regulator yields MTTDTPARLLQLLSLLQTPREWPGGELAGRLGVSRRTVRRDIDRLRELGYPVQASKGADGGYRLVAGKAMPPLVLDDEEAVAIAVGLRAGAGHAVEGVDEASVRALAKLEQVLPSRLRHRVSTLQAATTPLTSGDGASIAPETLTVMASTVAGRERLRFAYRAKDGTGSRRVTEPYRLVSTGRRWYLVAYDLDRDDWRTFRVDRVSEPFATGARFTPRELPTGDAAEYLRQSMYRRQETYEFTVTFAAPAEAVAPRLPSWLGTPEPLDERSCRLRGTAGDSVEWLAVRLAMLEIEFTVEEPEQLVRRVRELGGRLVRAAGGA; encoded by the coding sequence ATGACGACGGACACCCCGGCCCGGCTCCTCCAGCTTCTCTCCCTCCTCCAGACGCCCCGCGAATGGCCCGGCGGCGAGCTCGCCGGACGACTCGGGGTGTCCCGTCGTACGGTCCGGCGCGACATCGACCGGCTGCGCGAGCTCGGCTATCCCGTGCAGGCCAGCAAGGGGGCCGACGGCGGCTACCGGCTGGTCGCGGGCAAGGCGATGCCGCCGCTCGTGCTCGACGACGAGGAGGCGGTGGCGATCGCGGTCGGGCTGCGGGCCGGGGCCGGGCACGCCGTCGAGGGCGTGGACGAGGCGTCGGTGCGGGCCCTGGCCAAGCTGGAGCAGGTCCTGCCGTCCCGTCTCCGCCACCGCGTCTCCACCCTCCAGGCCGCGACAACACCGCTGACCAGCGGGGACGGGGCGAGCATCGCACCCGAGACACTGACCGTGATGGCCTCGACGGTGGCCGGGCGGGAACGCCTGCGGTTCGCCTACCGCGCCAAGGACGGCACGGGCTCGCGGCGCGTGACGGAGCCGTACCGACTGGTGTCGACGGGGCGCCGCTGGTACCTCGTCGCGTACGACCTCGACCGCGACGACTGGCGCACCTTCCGCGTGGACCGGGTGAGCGAGCCGTTCGCGACCGGGGCCCGGTTCACTCCCCGGGAGCTGCCGACGGGCGACGCGGCAGAGTACCTGAGGCAGTCGATGTACCGGCGGCAGGAGACATACGAGTTCACCGTCACCTTCGCCGCCCCCGCCGAGGCGGTCGCACCCCGGCTGCCGTCCTGGCTCGGCACGCCCGAACCCCTCGACGAGCGCAGCTGCCGGCTGCGCGGCACGGCCGGGGACTCGGTGGAGTGGCTGGCGGTACGGCTGGCGATGCTGGAGATCGAGTTCACGGTCGAGGAGCCGGAGCAACTCGTGCGGCGCGTACGGGAGCTGGGAGGACGGCTGGTGCGGGCGGCGGGGGGCGCCTGA
- a CDS encoding MFS transporter, which yields MNSTEPLVDSSALTADRRRWFALAIVMTAAFMDLVDVTIVNIAIPSIQQDAGASFSQIQWITAGYALAFAAGLITGGRLGDIHGRKRLFLVGIGGFTIASALCGFAANPEMLVASRILQGGMAAMMVPQVLSIVHATFPAHERGKVFGLFGAVVGLGAVSGPLLGALLTEWNLFGLEWRPIFLINLPVGIAGLILGRRFIAESKAPKALKLDLVGVALVILGLLMLLYPLTRGRELGWPLWGYVSMAGAFVVFAALVAYERRKAARDGSPLIELSLFRVKSFAAGIAVQTVFGVALGIFFLVWTLYMQVGLGWSPLRAGLTGVPFSIAVSAAAGLSVQQLVPRFGRKVLQAGALVMGAGVLLYIWESDRYGMSIASWQMALPLVVMGLGMGLIVAPLTDAVLSDVPREHSGSASGLINTVQQMGNALGLGLVSVVFFGTIGDDLRPADTGPAFVNGFQHALVWVAAVMGVIFLLMFALPGRPAQHVEGGDGRLPAGEREAALVG from the coding sequence ATGAACTCCACCGAACCCCTTGTGGACAGCTCGGCCCTCACGGCGGACCGCCGCCGCTGGTTCGCCCTCGCGATCGTGATGACCGCGGCCTTCATGGACCTCGTCGACGTCACGATCGTCAATATCGCGATCCCGTCGATCCAGCAGGACGCGGGCGCCTCCTTCAGCCAGATCCAGTGGATCACCGCCGGTTACGCGCTCGCCTTCGCAGCCGGTCTCATCACCGGCGGGCGGCTCGGCGACATCCACGGCCGCAAGCGGCTGTTCCTCGTCGGCATCGGCGGCTTCACGATCGCCTCCGCACTGTGCGGCTTCGCCGCCAACCCGGAGATGCTGGTCGCCTCGCGCATCCTGCAGGGCGGCATGGCGGCCATGATGGTGCCGCAGGTTCTGTCGATCGTCCACGCGACCTTCCCGGCACACGAGCGGGGCAAGGTCTTCGGGCTCTTCGGCGCGGTCGTGGGCCTGGGGGCGGTGTCCGGGCCGCTGCTCGGCGCGCTGCTGACGGAGTGGAACCTGTTCGGGCTGGAGTGGCGGCCCATCTTCCTGATCAACCTGCCGGTCGGCATCGCGGGCCTGATCCTCGGCCGCCGCTTCATCGCCGAGTCCAAGGCGCCGAAGGCGCTCAAGCTGGACCTCGTCGGGGTCGCCCTCGTCATCCTGGGCCTGCTGATGCTGCTCTACCCGCTGACCCGCGGCCGTGAGCTGGGCTGGCCGCTGTGGGGGTACGTCTCGATGGCCGGCGCGTTCGTCGTCTTCGCGGCGCTGGTGGCGTACGAGCGGCGCAAGGCCGCCCGCGACGGCTCCCCGCTCATCGAACTGTCGCTGTTCAGGGTGAAGAGCTTCGCGGCCGGCATCGCGGTGCAGACCGTCTTCGGGGTCGCGCTCGGCATCTTCTTCCTGGTGTGGACGCTGTACATGCAGGTCGGCCTGGGATGGAGCCCGCTGCGCGCGGGACTGACCGGGGTCCCCTTCTCGATCGCCGTCTCGGCGGCGGCCGGCCTGTCGGTCCAGCAACTGGTCCCGCGCTTCGGGCGCAAGGTGCTCCAGGCCGGCGCGCTGGTGATGGGCGCGGGCGTGCTGCTCTACATCTGGGAGTCCGACCGGTACGGCATGTCGATCGCCTCCTGGCAGATGGCCCTGCCCCTGGTCGTGATGGGCCTCGGCATGGGTCTGATCGTCGCCCCGCTGACGGACGCGGTGCTCTCCGACGTACCGCGCGAACACTCGGGGTCGGCGTCCGGCCTCATCAACACCGTGCAGCAGATGGGCAACGCGCTCGGTCTCGGCCTGGTGTCCGTCGTCTTCTTCGGCACCATCGGCGACGACCTGCGCCCCGCCGACACGGGCCCGGCCTTCGTGAACGGCTTCCAGCACGCGCTGGTCTGGGTGGCCGCGGTGATGGGCGTGATCTTCCTGCTGATGTTCGCGCTGCCCGGGCGACCGGCCCAGCACGTCGAGGGCGGGGACGGCCGGCTTCCGGCGGGGGAGAGGGAGGCGGCGCTCGTGGGCTGA
- a CDS encoding HEXXH motif domain-containing protein gives MRLHHLSGPVLRSLNSVTEHEDAVTFLLDTEVSRRLLLLRMILDAGAEVPHGDASELTRAWQLLESAERADPASFRRALLEPQVGVWAATLVRRLSRPDPQAAAGEAPLRVELGFLAQLAAAVFVTAGVDFYARVPLWDGQVILPGLGRATVRGEGWSTAEVSARDGVVRVAAGGTTTTLPQDVESDAPGWEGLRKLRAEHAGVAVTVTLDDLGPGAPVPALRRAGRLSPARFVRWQDWFGRMWPELVEGHPDSARALAAGLLSVVPLARGERLRARAASSSDAFGCVLLSEPDADDDVLPAQLGVALVHELRHSLLNGLAFLTPLFEERGELFHTPWRDDPRPIGGLVHGAYAFSGVAHYWRTRGTDGLAGFEFALWRDAVRAVLETLLDHPALTPSGSALVTALYEQTSGWREDQVSPREQRLAHLAATHHQATWRVHHLHTPTAHARELTAAWCEGRRGVRGGTEPELRVDPHARRLDSLALLARLSLVAPAEFEALRQVDDPAHLLPGVARADVALMDGDAETAVKLYAEELTGPGGRQAAWAGLGLALAERGEAAAGAALVEHPELAVAVSRSLPTPPDPVALAHWLAG, from the coding sequence ATGCGCCTCCACCACCTTTCCGGCCCCGTCCTGCGCTCCCTGAACTCCGTCACCGAACACGAGGACGCCGTCACCTTCCTGCTGGACACGGAAGTGAGCCGCCGGCTTCTTCTGCTGCGGATGATCCTGGACGCCGGTGCCGAGGTCCCGCACGGCGACGCCTCGGAGTTGACGCGGGCGTGGCAGCTGCTGGAATCCGCCGAGCGGGCGGACCCGGCGTCGTTCCGCAGGGCACTTCTCGAACCGCAGGTCGGTGTGTGGGCGGCGACCCTGGTGCGCAGACTGTCCCGACCGGATCCACAGGCCGCCGCGGGAGAGGCCCCGCTCCGAGTGGAGCTGGGCTTCCTCGCCCAGTTGGCGGCGGCCGTGTTCGTCACCGCCGGCGTCGACTTCTACGCGCGGGTGCCCCTGTGGGACGGCCAGGTGATCCTGCCGGGCCTCGGACGGGCGACCGTCCGCGGCGAGGGCTGGAGTACGGCCGAGGTCTCGGCGCGCGACGGCGTGGTCCGGGTCGCCGCGGGCGGTACGACCACAACCCTCCCCCAGGACGTGGAGAGCGACGCGCCGGGGTGGGAGGGGCTGCGCAAGCTCCGCGCCGAGCATGCCGGAGTGGCCGTCACGGTCACGCTCGACGACCTCGGCCCCGGTGCGCCGGTGCCGGCGCTCCGCCGGGCCGGTCGGCTGTCCCCGGCGCGGTTCGTGCGCTGGCAGGACTGGTTCGGGCGTATGTGGCCGGAACTGGTGGAGGGCCATCCGGACAGTGCGCGGGCGCTGGCCGCCGGTCTGCTGTCCGTGGTGCCGCTGGCGCGGGGCGAGCGGCTGCGGGCGCGAGCGGCTTCGTCGAGTGACGCGTTCGGATGCGTGCTGCTGTCCGAGCCGGATGCGGACGACGACGTCCTCCCGGCGCAGCTCGGCGTCGCGCTCGTGCACGAACTGAGGCACAGCCTCCTCAACGGCCTTGCCTTCCTCACGCCACTGTTCGAAGAACGCGGCGAGCTGTTCCACACCCCGTGGCGCGACGACCCTCGCCCCATCGGAGGTCTCGTGCACGGGGCGTACGCCTTCTCGGGCGTCGCGCACTACTGGCGCACGCGAGGCACGGACGGGCTCGCGGGCTTCGAGTTCGCGCTGTGGCGCGATGCCGTACGTGCCGTGCTCGAAACGCTGCTGGACCACCCCGCCCTCACCCCGTCGGGCAGCGCACTGGTGACCGCGCTGTACGAACAGACCTCAGGCTGGCGAGAGGACCAGGTAAGCCCACGCGAACAACGCCTCGCCCATCTCGCGGCCACTCACCACCAAGCCACCTGGCGTGTCCACCACCTGCACACCCCGACGGCGCACGCGCGGGAACTGACGGCCGCGTGGTGCGAGGGACGACGAGGGGTGCGGGGCGGGACGGAGCCCGAACTCCGTGTCGACCCCCACGCCCGCCGGCTCGACTCCCTGGCCTTGCTGGCCCGCCTCAGTCTCGTCGCTCCCGCGGAGTTCGAGGCACTGCGTCAGGTGGACGATCCGGCACATCTCCTGCCCGGGGTGGCTCGAGCCGACGTGGCTCTGATGGACGGCGACGCGGAGACCGCGGTCAAGTTGTACGCGGAGGAGCTCACCGGTCCGGGCGGCAGACAGGCGGCCTGGGCCGGGCTGGGCCTGGCGTTGGCCGAACGCGGCGAGGCGGCTGCCGGGGCCGCGCTCGTCGAGCACCCCGAACTGGCCGTGGCCGTCAGCCGCTCACTGCCCACCCCGCCGGATCCGGTGGCCCTGGCCCACTGGCTGGCGGGGTAG